From a region of the Salarias fasciatus chromosome 6, fSalaFa1.1, whole genome shotgun sequence genome:
- the LOC115390858 gene encoding calcium-binding mitochondrial carrier protein SCaMC-3-like isoform X1, with amino-acid sequence MGPQWTWFSRAQCQSGEPPGPDREREKRWAELFDQLDLNKDGHIDIVELRAGLASRGFSRKSLEKMVEAGDTNQDGVLDFEEFTQYLRAHEKQLKLMFHKLDKNNDGEIDVAEIRDCLRSMGVNISMNDATRILLSMDKDGTMTIDWNEWRDYFLFNPLTNMEEVARYWKRSMMLDIGEQLTVPDDFSEEEKKSGYVWRQLMAGAMAGSVSRTGTAPLDRIKVFRQVHGSSDFTGSVLTSFQVMWKEGGPWSLWRGNGINVLKIAPETAIKFTAYEQIKNVIRGGNETRTLRVHERFVAGSLAGATAQTAIYPMEVLKTRLTLRKTGQYTGIADCAKQMLQKEGVRAFYKGYLPNLLSIVPYAGIDLAVYETLKFAWLNRNIGLADPGVMVLVGCGAVSSTCGQLASYPLALIRTRMQAQASLKGAPKLSMLALIRNIVSQEGVTGLYRGISPNLLKVIPAVSVSYVVYEYTRMMLGVDIEGRRGGKGKS; translated from the exons ATGGGACCACAGTGGACCTGGTTTTCCCGGGCCCAGTGTCAGAGCGGCGAGCCTCCGGGTccggacagagagagggagaagcgCTGGGCCGAGCTGTTCGACCAGCTCGACCTCAACAAGGATGGACACATCGACATCGTGGAGCTGCGGGCGGGCCTGGCGAGCCGCGGCTTCTCCAGGAAGTCTCTGGAGAAG ATGGTGGAGGCCGGGGACACCAACCAGGACGGAGTGCTGGACTTTGAGGAGTTCACCCAGTACCTCAGAGCACACGAGAAGCAGCTGAAACTCATGTTTCACAAGCTGGACAAGAACAATGATG GTGAGATCGATGTGGCAGAGATCCGAGACTGCCTGCGCTCCATGGGCGTGAACATTAGCATGAATGATGCAACCAGGATTTTGTTGAG caTGGATAAGGACGGCACCATGACCATCGACTGGAATGAGTGGCGGgattatttcctttttaaccctCTGACCAACATGGAGGAGGTTGCGCGCTACTGGAAACGCTCAATG ATGTTAGACATCGGAGAGCAGCTGACCGTTCCAGATGActtttcagaggaggagaagaagtcGGGCTATGTGTGGCGGCAGCTGATGGCCGGAGCCATGGCTGGGTCCGTGTCCCGGACTGGAACCGCCCCGTTAGACCGCATCAAAGTCTTCCGTCAG GTGCACGGCTCCTCTGATTTCACCGGGAGCGTTTTGACGAGTTTTCAGGTCATGTGGAAGGAAGGAGGGCCGTGGTCGTTGTGGAGGGGAAATGGGATTAATGTTCTAAAAATCGCTCCAGAGACTGCGATCAAATTCACAGCTTATGAGCAG ATCAAGAATGTGATCCGTGGAGGCAATGAGACGAGAACACTGAGGGTTCATGAGAGGTTTGTTGCCGGCTCTttagctggagcaacagctcaGACGGCCATCTATCCCATGGAG GTGCTAAAAACCCGTCTCACTCTGAGAAAAACAGGTCAGTACACAGGGATCGCAGACTGTGCCAAACAGATGCTGCAGAAAGAAGGCGTCCGAGCCTTCTATAAGGGCTATTTACCCAACCTGCTCAGCATCGTGCCTTACGCCGGCATTGACCTGGCCGTCTACGAG ACTCTGAAGTTCGCCTGGCTGAACAGGAACATCGGCCTGGCGGACCCGGGGGTGATGGTGCTGGTTGGGTGTGGTGCCGTGTCCAGCACCTGCGGCCAGCTGGCAAGTTACCCACTGGCACTAATCCGCACCCGGATGCAGGCCCAAG CCTCACTGAAAGGAGCCCCGAAACTCTCCATGTTGGCTCTGATTCGCAACATCGTGTCCCAGGAGGGCGTCACCGGACTCTATCGGGGAATTTCCCCCAACCTCCTGAAAGTCATTCCCGCCGTGAGCGTGTCCTACGTGGTCTACGAGTACACCCGGATGATGCTGGGGGTGGACATTGAGGGTaggagaggagggaaaggaAAAAGCTAG
- the LOC115390858 gene encoding calcium-binding mitochondrial carrier protein SCaMC-3-like isoform X2 translates to MLDIGEQLTVPDDFSEEEKKSGYVWRQLMAGAMAGSVSRTGTAPLDRIKVFRQVHGSSDFTGSVLTSFQVMWKEGGPWSLWRGNGINVLKIAPETAIKFTAYEQIKNVIRGGNETRTLRVHERFVAGSLAGATAQTAIYPMEVLKTRLTLRKTGQYTGIADCAKQMLQKEGVRAFYKGYLPNLLSIVPYAGIDLAVYETLKFAWLNRNIGLADPGVMVLVGCGAVSSTCGQLASYPLALIRTRMQAQASLKGAPKLSMLALIRNIVSQEGVTGLYRGISPNLLKVIPAVSVSYVVYEYTRMMLGVDIEGRRGGKGKS, encoded by the exons ATGTTAGACATCGGAGAGCAGCTGACCGTTCCAGATGActtttcagaggaggagaagaagtcGGGCTATGTGTGGCGGCAGCTGATGGCCGGAGCCATGGCTGGGTCCGTGTCCCGGACTGGAACCGCCCCGTTAGACCGCATCAAAGTCTTCCGTCAG GTGCACGGCTCCTCTGATTTCACCGGGAGCGTTTTGACGAGTTTTCAGGTCATGTGGAAGGAAGGAGGGCCGTGGTCGTTGTGGAGGGGAAATGGGATTAATGTTCTAAAAATCGCTCCAGAGACTGCGATCAAATTCACAGCTTATGAGCAG ATCAAGAATGTGATCCGTGGAGGCAATGAGACGAGAACACTGAGGGTTCATGAGAGGTTTGTTGCCGGCTCTttagctggagcaacagctcaGACGGCCATCTATCCCATGGAG GTGCTAAAAACCCGTCTCACTCTGAGAAAAACAGGTCAGTACACAGGGATCGCAGACTGTGCCAAACAGATGCTGCAGAAAGAAGGCGTCCGAGCCTTCTATAAGGGCTATTTACCCAACCTGCTCAGCATCGTGCCTTACGCCGGCATTGACCTGGCCGTCTACGAG ACTCTGAAGTTCGCCTGGCTGAACAGGAACATCGGCCTGGCGGACCCGGGGGTGATGGTGCTGGTTGGGTGTGGTGCCGTGTCCAGCACCTGCGGCCAGCTGGCAAGTTACCCACTGGCACTAATCCGCACCCGGATGCAGGCCCAAG CCTCACTGAAAGGAGCCCCGAAACTCTCCATGTTGGCTCTGATTCGCAACATCGTGTCCCAGGAGGGCGTCACCGGACTCTATCGGGGAATTTCCCCCAACCTCCTGAAAGTCATTCCCGCCGTGAGCGTGTCCTACGTGGTCTACGAGTACACCCGGATGATGCTGGGGGTGGACATTGAGGGTaggagaggagggaaaggaAAAAGCTAG
- the LOC115390907 gene encoding regulator of G-protein signaling 5-like, translating into MCKGLSSLPSSCLEKAKGMRVKLTHMAETHHKNRIQDAKIIQDLETLLSSKSAVQAFRCFLCSEFSEENLAFWLACEDYRVSPSALHKAKASSIYSQFIVPEAPQEVNLDAETRDALLSGMDSPSGDTFNEAQQRIYTLMAKDSFPRFLRSHHCAQVAKAC; encoded by the exons ATGTGCAAAGGTCTTTCCTCGCTGCCTTCATCATGTCTGGAGAA GGCAAAAGGAATGAGGGTGAAGTTAACTCACATGGCTGAGACTCACCACAAGAACAG GATTCAGGATGCAAAAATCATCCAGGACCTGGAAACTCTGTTAAGCAGCAAAA GCGCTGTGCAGGCCTTTCGCTGCTTCCTGTGCTCGGAGTTCAGCGAGGAGAACCTGGCCTTCTGGCTGGCCTGTGAGGACTACAGAGTCTCTCCATCAGCTCTGCACAAGGCCAAGGCCAGCAGCATCTACAGCCAGTTCATCGTGCCCGAGGCGCCGCAGGAG GTGAACCTGGATGCTGAGACGCGCGACGCCCTGCTGAGCGGGATGGACTCTCCGTCCGGGGACACGTTCAACGAGGCCCAGCAGAGGATCTACACCCTGATGGCCAAGGACTCCTTCCCCCGCTTCCTGCGCTCCCACCACTGCGCGCAGGTCGCCAAAGCTTGCTGA
- the LOC115390920 gene encoding UPF0390 protein zgc136864-like has product MAQDSKKFKSQRPAAKKQTQKQKGPKKGGRIIAPKKAQVVQQQKLKKGLEVAIRNKIEQEVTQKASSSLHKRLSVLKAPESKGKPAAPSPGSSSK; this is encoded by the exons ATGGCTCAGGATAGTAAGAAGTTTAAATCTCAGCGTCCAGcagctaaaaaacaaacacagaaacagaaaggacCGAAGAAAGGAG GAAGGATCATTGCTCCAAAGAAAGCCCAGGTGgttcagcagcagaagctgaagaag ggtctggaggtgGCCATCAGGAACAAGATCGAGCAGGAGGTGACCCAGAAGGCCAGCTCGTCGCTGCACAAACGGCTGAGTGTTCTGAAAGCACCTGAGAGTAAAGGAAAACCTGCTGCACCCAGTCCTGGATCCAGCTCCAAATGA
- the LOC115390884 gene encoding methylthioribose-1-phosphate isomerase — protein sequence MTLEAIRYRTGSLQVLNQLLLPHQTVYDDIRSVQDAFEAIKSMKVRGAPAIAIVGCLSLAVELRAGAGGDDPVTFIRESLCHLTSARPTAVNMGRAARELMEFAENESMEKNSEQLRESVIAWIEDMLERDVNDNKKIGNYGAQHILSGVPRDSVTILTHCNTGSLATAGYGTALGVVRSLHGLGRLKRMYCTETRPYNQGSRLTAYEAVAEGIPATLITDSMAALTMREMDITAVVVGADRVVANGDTANKVGTYQLAIAAKHHGIPFYVAAPSTSCDLSLESGRDIIIEVRPPEELTSINGVSIAAPGIEVWNPAFDVTPHQLITGGIITELGVFLPSELQAALTGRLTAL from the exons ATGACGCTGGAAGCGATCCGCTACCGGACCGGGTCCCTGCAGGTcctcaaccagctgctgctgccgcaccAGACGGTCTACGACGACATCCGCTCGGTGCAGGACGCTTTCGAGGCCATCAAGTCCATGAAG GTCCGCGGGGCTCCGGCCATCGCCATCGTCGGCTGCCTCAGCCTGGCCGTGGAGCTGCGGGCGGGCGCCGGGGGCGACGACCCGGTGACCTTCATCAGGGAGTCGCTGTGCCACCTGACGTCGGCCCGGCCCACCGCCGTCAACATGGGCCGCGCCGCCCGCGAGCTGATGGAGTTCGCCGAGAACGAGAGCATGGAGAAGAACTCCGAGCAGCTCAGGGAAAG cgtaATTGCCTGGATTGAAGACATGCTGGAGCGTGACGTCAATGACAACAAGAAGATCGGTAACTATGGAGCCCAGCACATCCTGTCGGGCGTCCCGAGGGACTCGGTGACCATcctcacacactgcaacaccggCTCGCTGGCCACAGCTGGATACGGGACGGCGCTGG gcgtgGTGAGGAGCCTCCACGGTCTGGGCCGGCTGAAGCGCATGTACTGCACGGAGACGAGGCCGTACAACCAGGGCTCCCGGCTGACCGCGTACGAGGCGGTCGCAGAGGGAATCCCCGCCACGCTCATCACGGACAGCATGGCGGCACTCACCATGAGGGAGATGGAcatcacag ccgtGGTGGTGGGCGCAGACCGGGTGGTCGCCAACGGCGACACGGCCAACAAGGTGGGCACGTACCAGCTGGCCATCGCCGCCAAGCACCACGGGATCCCCTTCTACGTGGCGGCGCCCAGCACGTCCTGCGACCTGAGCCTGGAGAGCGGCAGGGACATCATCATCGAGGTGCGCCCCCCGGAGGAGCTCACCAGTATAAACGGGGTCTCCATCGCCGCTCCTG GTATCGAGGTGTGGAACCCGGCGTTCGACGTGACCCCCCACCAGCTCATCACAGGCGGCATCATCACAGAGCTGGGAGTCTTCCTCCCCTCCGAGCTCCAGGCGGCGCTCACCGGCCGCCTCACGGCCCTCTAG